A genomic region of Runella rosea contains the following coding sequences:
- a CDS encoding DoxX family protein — protein sequence MKKINIAYWVITAIFGAFMLFSAIPDILLVPEAVTMVTGLGYPKYIIPFLGVAKALGVVAILIPNFNRIKEWAYAGLFFDLIGAAYSIISKEGFQPQITFMVLPIAFLFLSHYLWHQTKKTV from the coding sequence ATGAAAAAAATAAATATTGCTTATTGGGTGATTACTGCGATTTTCGGGGCATTTATGTTGTTTTCCGCCATTCCTGACATTCTCCTTGTACCCGAAGCCGTCACGATGGTAACGGGTTTGGGCTACCCCAAATACATCATACCTTTTTTAGGGGTCGCCAAAGCATTGGGAGTGGTGGCCATCCTTATCCCCAACTTTAATCGTATCAAAGAATGGGCGTATGCAGGATTGTTTTTTGATTTGATTGGGGCGGCCTATTCAATCATCTCCAAAGAAGGATTCCAGCCACAAATTACCTTTATGGTCTTGCCCATTGCCTTTCTATTTCTTTCCCATTACCTTTGGCACCAAACAAAAAAAACCGTCTGA
- a CDS encoding class I SAM-dependent methyltransferase, which yields MKQKIIEAYESLAERYNALIDHKPHNAYYDRPNTLSLIPEMKGQHILDAACGPGKYAEIFLDNGAIVTGFDISPRMVELAIERNKGNGTFFVHDLSTPLPQLQDASFDLIICALALHYVEDWGPTLKEFYRILKPGGYLVISIEHPFFEFTYFQSTRYFETEPVMCTWKGFGKPVDIHSFRRPLEACIMPLLINGFQLDTLLEPKPVEKFKELDPKHYRELNEFPAFMCLRAKKPTFTL from the coding sequence ATGAAACAAAAAATCATTGAAGCCTACGAATCATTGGCCGAGCGCTACAACGCGCTCATTGACCATAAACCCCACAACGCTTACTACGACCGCCCCAACACGCTTTCGCTGATTCCAGAAATGAAGGGCCAACACATTCTTGATGCCGCTTGTGGCCCAGGAAAATACGCCGAAATATTTCTCGACAATGGCGCAATTGTCACTGGATTTGACATTAGTCCGCGCATGGTAGAACTGGCCATTGAGCGCAACAAAGGCAACGGCACTTTTTTTGTCCATGACCTATCTACCCCGCTGCCTCAACTCCAAGATGCTTCTTTCGACTTGATTATCTGCGCGTTGGCCTTGCACTACGTAGAAGACTGGGGCCCGACCCTAAAAGAATTTTATCGGATTCTGAAACCCGGCGGATACCTCGTTATTTCTATTGAACATCCGTTTTTTGAGTTTACCTATTTTCAATCTACGCGTTATTTTGAAACCGAGCCAGTCATGTGTACGTGGAAAGGTTTTGGAAAACCCGTCGATATTCACAGTTTTCGGCGGCCGTTGGAAGCCTGTATTATGCCGCTGCTCATCAACGGGTTCCAGCTAGATACCCTGCTCGAACCCAAACCCGTGGAAAAATTCAAAGAACTTGACCCCAAACATTACCGTGAATTGAACGAATTTCCTGCGTTTATGTGCTTACGAGCAAAAAAGCCTACTTTTACCCTTTAA
- a CDS encoding ArsR/SmtB family transcription factor, which produces MRRDVFQAIADPTRRAIIALIALQAMTPNALAEHFDTSRQAVSKHIKILTECELVRQEQSGREIYYHFNPTKMKEIDQWLEKFRALWEDRFSQLDNVLLNLKNK; this is translated from the coding sequence ATGAGAAGAGACGTATTTCAGGCCATTGCCGACCCCACCCGGAGGGCCATCATTGCCCTCATTGCCTTACAGGCCATGACCCCCAATGCCCTTGCGGAGCATTTTGACACGAGCCGACAGGCGGTTTCTAAGCACATTAAAATCCTGACCGAGTGCGAATTGGTCCGACAGGAACAGTCGGGACGGGAAATTTATTATCACTTCAATCCTACTAAAATGAAAGAAATAGACCAGTGGCTCGAAAAATTCAGAGCCCTTTGGGAAGACCGCTTTAGCCAGCTTGACAACGTATTATTGAACCTAAAAAACAAATAA
- a CDS encoding iron chaperone, producing MHDIKISNIDAFISGFPPETQEILEQLRATIKDAAPDAEEKISYGIPTFTLKGNLVHFAAYKHHIGFYPGASGIEAFKNELAPYKLSKGTVQFPLGQPLPLDLITQMVQFRVKENLKKAESKGG from the coding sequence ATGCACGACATTAAAATCAGCAACATTGATGCGTTTATTTCAGGCTTCCCGCCCGAGACGCAGGAAATATTAGAGCAGCTCAGAGCCACGATAAAAGACGCCGCCCCCGACGCCGAAGAAAAAATCAGTTACGGAATTCCGACCTTTACCCTCAAAGGGAATTTGGTTCATTTTGCGGCCTACAAGCACCACATCGGGTTTTATCCGGGGGCATCGGGCATTGAGGCCTTCAAAAATGAGCTGGCCCCGTATAAATTATCCAAAGGAACCGTTCAATTTCCGCTAGGCCAACCGCTCCCCCTTGACCTCATCACCCAAATGGTGCAGTTTAGGGTAAAAGAAAATTTGAAAAAAGCAGAGAGTAAAGGGGGGTAA
- a CDS encoding lipoprotein N-acyltransferase Lnb domain-containing protein encodes MSLKVRLFLGVFLFASQVAFPQLTTNSSISLITVGSGQEVFTAFGHSALRISDPDLGIDNIYNYGTFSFNKGFYLRFTKGELNFWLSTAPFYRAFYSWTVYENRTVTQQVLNLNHNQKNALFGYLENNALPQNSVYRYDYFYDNCSNRIDAALKKVLGENIKFSPESIAQKHNTTGTSIRQLTHGYLLQNPWGELGIETCLGIDMDKKITADQFKFLPDYLMWNYDEAKIRSNGTWEPLVKEKVVLFQALNNASPPNHQFSPKAIFGFVLVLSCLLSLPALHKTLFARLFDFTLFLTSGAVGLLLLFLWFFTTHHSQINLNILWANPFNLVVSFLLFSKKRSPIFLKMSLVNGLLLALVLVFWTILPQRLNNAYLLICFTLLIRCFANYWFSKASSNKIKTAQSIKGL; translated from the coding sequence ATGAGTCTAAAAGTACGTCTCTTTCTTGGGGTTTTTCTGTTTGCTTCCCAAGTGGCCTTCCCACAACTCACCACCAATTCAAGCATCAGCCTCATCACCGTAGGGTCAGGCCAAGAAGTCTTTACCGCCTTTGGTCATAGCGCATTACGGATTTCTGACCCTGACTTGGGCATCGACAACATCTATAATTACGGTACATTTAGTTTTAACAAAGGTTTTTATCTGAGATTCACCAAAGGGGAATTGAATTTTTGGCTTTCCACTGCTCCCTTCTATCGAGCGTTTTATTCATGGACCGTTTATGAAAACCGTACTGTTACACAACAAGTACTAAACCTCAATCATAACCAAAAGAATGCTCTATTTGGTTATTTAGAGAACAATGCCCTGCCTCAAAACAGCGTGTACCGATATGATTATTTTTACGACAATTGCTCTAACCGTATTGACGCCGCTTTAAAAAAAGTGTTGGGAGAAAACATAAAATTCTCTCCCGAGAGCATCGCCCAAAAACACAATACCACTGGTACGTCGATTCGACAATTAACGCACGGTTATTTGTTGCAAAACCCTTGGGGAGAATTAGGAATTGAGACATGTCTGGGTATCGACATGGATAAAAAAATAACGGCAGATCAATTTAAGTTTTTACCCGATTATTTGATGTGGAACTACGATGAAGCCAAAATACGGTCAAACGGAACATGGGAGCCTTTGGTAAAAGAAAAAGTCGTTTTATTTCAGGCACTCAATAATGCATCTCCCCCAAATCATCAATTTAGCCCAAAAGCCATTTTCGGTTTCGTTCTGGTCTTATCATGCCTTTTGAGCCTTCCTGCTCTTCACAAAACTTTATTTGCGCGACTGTTTGATTTTACTTTATTTTTGACTTCTGGTGCGGTGGGCTTGCTCCTCCTTTTTTTATGGTTTTTTACCACCCATCATTCACAGATTAATCTGAATATTCTTTGGGCAAACCCATTCAATCTCGTAGTATCCTTTCTACTTTTTTCAAAAAAACGTAGCCCCATATTTCTGAAAATGAGCCTCGTAAATGGTTTGTTATTGGCACTAGTCCTTGTTTTTTGGACTATTTTACCCCAACGCCTCAACAATGCCTACCTTCTCATCTGCTTTACATTACTCATAAGGTGTTTTGCGAATTATTGGTTTTCAAAAGCCTCGTCCAATAAAATTAAAACAGCCCAAAGTATCAAAGGTCTATGA
- a CDS encoding SRPBCC family protein, protein MKNALLMDFTVDKATNSITVKREFSAQLPLVWDAFTQSEILDQWWAPKPWKARTKTMDFREGGHWLYAMIGPEGEEHWGFTSYRTIQPKESFSGTDGFSDAEGNVNTELPQSKWTNIFQDNGDATLVTILITYNDLAQLEATIQMGFKEGLTMAMEGLDEVLATLS, encoded by the coding sequence ATGAAAAATGCCTTATTAATGGACTTTACCGTCGACAAAGCGACTAATTCAATCACGGTAAAAAGAGAATTTTCCGCCCAACTTCCGTTGGTGTGGGATGCCTTCACCCAAAGTGAAATCCTTGACCAGTGGTGGGCACCCAAACCTTGGAAAGCCCGCACCAAAACGATGGATTTCCGAGAAGGTGGGCATTGGCTTTATGCGATGATCGGGCCTGAGGGCGAGGAGCATTGGGGATTTACTAGCTACCGAACCATCCAACCCAAAGAAAGTTTTAGCGGAACAGACGGTTTTTCGGATGCTGAGGGAAACGTTAATACCGAACTACCGCAATCAAAATGGACAAATATTTTTCAAGATAACGGCGATGCTACTCTCGTAACGATTCTAATCACCTACAATGACTTAGCTCAACTCGAAGCAACCATCCAAATGGGCTTCAAAGAAGGGTTGACGATGGCCATGGAAGGATTAGATGAAGTTTTGGCCACTCTTTCTTAA
- a CDS encoding GNAT family N-acetyltransferase produces the protein MIHKKTKDGKYTLRTATPADAEQMEEVQRICFPTLASHELLTKAHFANHIRIFPEGQLVITDHDKVIASSSTLRISFPKLDHTFMEVTDNLWITNSHIPNGEWLYQFDIGVLPAYRGQKLSTELYNTQQELVKSLDMKGQILVGMTIGYARYKDQFSIETYCEKLKNNELTDPTITPQRKAGFEWVQPIYHYLDDPTAGNCSVLMVWPLEGVSFQEYIQ, from the coding sequence ATGATACACAAAAAAACAAAGGATGGGAAATACACGCTCCGCACGGCTACTCCCGCCGATGCCGAGCAAATGGAAGAAGTACAACGGATTTGTTTCCCCACCCTTGCTTCGCATGAGCTGTTGACAAAGGCACATTTTGCCAATCACATCCGCATTTTTCCCGAGGGGCAACTCGTCATTACCGACCACGACAAAGTCATTGCGTCGTCAAGTACCCTGAGAATTTCGTTCCCAAAACTCGACCACACTTTTATGGAAGTCACTGATAATCTATGGATTACCAACTCCCATATCCCCAACGGAGAATGGCTGTACCAGTTTGACATTGGGGTGTTGCCCGCGTATCGGGGACAGAAACTTTCTACAGAATTATACAACACGCAGCAAGAATTGGTTAAATCGTTGGATATGAAGGGGCAAATCCTCGTGGGCATGACGATTGGGTATGCCCGTTATAAAGACCAGTTTTCCATTGAAACCTATTGCGAAAAACTAAAAAACAATGAACTCACCGACCCCACCATCACGCCTCAGCGCAAAGCGGGGTTTGAGTGGGTACAGCCTATTTATCATTACCTTGACGACCCCACGGCGGGAAATTGTAGTGTGTTGATGGTTTGGCCGCTCGAAGGAGTTTCGTTTCAGGAATACATTCAATGA
- a CDS encoding DoxX family protein, whose amino-acid sequence MNPSNGTFLLRLAVAIILVMHSIPGMFNNGVNDFGNLYLNQIGFAPLGVPIAWSIKGSHVVFAFCFLFQKYTKWAAWITIFILVMGIVFVHFKEGWFVVGGGRNGVEFNFLLIVVLLTIIFPNGLLKNNR is encoded by the coding sequence ATGAATCCATCTAACGGTACTTTTTTGCTTCGGTTGGCAGTCGCTATTATTTTAGTTATGCACAGTATTCCAGGAATGTTTAACAACGGAGTCAATGACTTTGGCAATTTGTACCTTAATCAGATTGGGTTTGCCCCGCTGGGTGTTCCGATTGCGTGGTCCATCAAAGGGTCGCATGTCGTGTTTGCGTTTTGTTTTCTCTTCCAAAAATACACCAAGTGGGCCGCGTGGATTACCATTTTTATTCTGGTGATGGGTATTGTATTTGTACATTTCAAAGAAGGCTGGTTTGTCGTAGGCGGTGGCCGCAACGGTGTAGAATTTAATTTTCTGCTGATTGTTGTGCTGCTCACAATTATATTTCCCAACGGATTACTCAAAAATAACCGCTAA
- a CDS encoding DinB family protein, with translation MLGSRSNKPDYAHPTNFSRSTDDFSPTIDRWIKALEGYTFSQLCNKPSPTHWSLGQLYGHLIEDTRFYIEQIKICVSTNKNTLQEAVPEAITMFIQNAFPDVQIEGAPSNASIPQPDSKEKLLSDLLSLKEELYAVGRLISESTYNGKTKHPGLGYFSAKEWFQFAEMHFRHHERQKQRIDEFLEKDNHQ, from the coding sequence ATGTTAGGGTCAAGAAGTAACAAGCCTGATTACGCCCACCCAACAAATTTCTCTAGGTCGACGGATGATTTTAGCCCTACCATAGACCGATGGATTAAAGCGCTGGAAGGCTACACCTTTAGCCAATTATGCAACAAACCTTCGCCAACCCATTGGTCGCTTGGGCAGCTATATGGGCACCTTATCGAGGATACCCGTTTTTATATTGAACAAATAAAAATTTGTGTATCCACCAATAAAAACACCCTGCAAGAAGCTGTACCTGAAGCAATAACCATGTTTATACAAAACGCTTTTCCTGATGTACAAATTGAAGGAGCCCCTTCAAACGCCTCCATCCCACAACCTGATTCGAAGGAAAAACTCCTGAGTGACCTCTTGAGTTTGAAAGAAGAACTCTATGCAGTTGGAAGATTGATTTCAGAAAGTACATACAATGGCAAAACAAAACACCCAGGATTAGGCTATTTCAGCGCAAAAGAATGGTTTCAATTTGCGGAAATGCATTTTCGTCATCACGAGAGACAGAAGCAAAGGATTGATGAATTTCTTGAAAAAGACAACCACCAATGA
- a CDS encoding DUF1801 domain-containing protein: protein MPKPITPQKTDDEKVSEYMQLLEHPLKAEINALRAIIMAAHPALRERIKWNAPSYYAGVDLVTFNLRMTSKVHLVFHHAAIVNISSALLEGDYKDRRMMYFENMTEVETHRAELQRILVELVTAAAA, encoded by the coding sequence ATGCCCAAACCAATCACTCCCCAAAAAACAGATGATGAAAAGGTAAGCGAATACATGCAGCTGCTGGAGCATCCGCTCAAGGCCGAAATTAACGCCCTCAGAGCTATCATCATGGCCGCGCATCCTGCCCTCAGGGAGCGCATCAAATGGAATGCGCCGAGTTATTATGCGGGAGTTGACTTGGTCACTTTCAATCTACGGATGACCTCAAAGGTTCATTTGGTATTTCACCACGCGGCCATTGTCAATATTTCTTCGGCCCTATTGGAAGGTGATTACAAAGACCGCCGAATGATGTATTTTGAAAACATGACCGAGGTCGAAACCCACCGGGCCGAACTCCAACGCATCCTAGTTGAGCTGGTGACAGCCGCCGCGGCCTAA